A genomic region of Micromonospora sp. NBRC 110009 contains the following coding sequences:
- a CDS encoding DNA-binding protein translates to MKDMDKLDNDPFTAPDAAQARAHRNYAALLRIAERHAGTDARRRRYAHPDVPDAYEAATLVMALAGGAELAAGEEPVDQADLMAALTLIPHVRAEVDALEAGLLQAARGRGMTWQAIAFGLGLGSAQAARQRYERLTVRTGTGD, encoded by the coding sequence ATGAAGGACATGGACAAGCTGGACAACGACCCGTTCACCGCTCCGGACGCGGCCCAGGCCCGGGCCCACCGCAACTACGCGGCGCTGCTGCGGATCGCCGAGCGGCACGCGGGCACCGATGCCCGGCGCAGGCGCTACGCCCACCCCGACGTACCGGACGCCTACGAGGCGGCGACGCTGGTGATGGCCCTGGCCGGCGGGGCCGAGCTGGCGGCGGGCGAGGAGCCGGTCGACCAGGCCGATCTGATGGCCGCGCTGACCCTCATCCCGCACGTCCGGGCCGAGGTGGACGCGCTGGAGGCGGGCCTGTTGCAGGCGGCCCGCGGCCGGGGCATGACCTGGCAGGCGATCGCCTTCGGGCTGGGGCTGGGCAGCGCCCAGGCGGCCCGGCAGCGCTACGAGCGGCTGACCGTGCGCACCGGCACCGGCGACTGA
- a CDS encoding universal stress protein, with protein MTDRSGAPVVVGVDGSPSALDAVRVAAREAAARHRPLRVVHAFRWPLLGTPLGPVAAALPDAELRQEAERLVEEAVGEARKIDSELPVTGAVLDGGAVAALLRESRDAALLVLGHRGLGGFAELLVGSAAVQLSARAGCPVLVVRGEPRADGPVVVGVDGSALSREATGFAFAEAAQRGTDLVAVHAWLYPAPVGPGDIVPLAYDPAELRAEEERVLAEAVAGWAERYPDVPVRQRLVAGAPARTLVEESTDAQLTVVGAHGRGSLGGLLLGSVSHTVLHHARSPLAIVRHRRGRDAD; from the coding sequence ATGACCGACAGATCCGGTGCCCCCGTCGTGGTGGGCGTGGACGGCTCCCCCTCAGCCCTGGACGCGGTCCGGGTGGCCGCTCGGGAGGCGGCGGCCCGGCACCGGCCGCTGCGGGTGGTGCACGCGTTCCGGTGGCCGCTGCTCGGCACCCCGCTCGGCCCGGTCGCGGCCGCGCTGCCCGACGCCGAGCTGCGGCAGGAGGCCGAGCGACTGGTCGAGGAGGCCGTCGGCGAGGCCCGCAAGATCGACAGCGAACTCCCGGTGACCGGGGCGGTGCTCGACGGCGGCGCCGTCGCCGCGCTGCTCCGGGAGAGCCGCGACGCCGCGCTGCTGGTGCTCGGCCACCGTGGCCTGGGCGGGTTCGCCGAGCTGCTGGTCGGCTCGGCGGCCGTGCAGCTCTCCGCCCGGGCCGGCTGCCCGGTGCTGGTGGTCCGCGGTGAGCCGCGCGCCGACGGCCCGGTCGTGGTCGGGGTGGACGGCTCCGCACTGTCCCGGGAGGCGACCGGTTTCGCCTTCGCCGAGGCGGCGCAGCGCGGCACCGACCTCGTGGCCGTGCACGCCTGGCTCTACCCGGCCCCCGTCGGCCCGGGCGACATCGTGCCGCTGGCGTACGACCCGGCGGAGTTGCGCGCCGAGGAGGAGCGGGTGCTCGCCGAAGCGGTGGCCGGCTGGGCCGAGCGCTACCCGGACGTCCCGGTCCGGCAGCGGCTGGTGGCCGGCGCCCCGGCCCGGACCCTGGTCGAGGAGTCCACCGACGCGCAGCTGACCGTGGTCGGCGCGCACGGCCGGGGCAGCCTCGGCGGGCTGCTGCTCGGCTCGGTCAGCCACACGGTGCTGCACCACGCGCGCAGCCCGCTGGCCATCGTCCGGCACCGCCGGGGGCGGGACGCCGACTGA
- a CDS encoding argininosuccinate synthase — protein sequence MSERVVLAYSGGLDTSVAIPYLAEQTGAEVIAVAVDLGQGGEDLTVIRQRALDCGAVESEVIDARDEFAADYCLPAIRANALYMDRYPLVSALSRPLIVKHLVAAAKKYGGTIVSHGCTGKGNDQVRFEVGLGALAPDLKIIAPARDFAWTRDKAIAFAEEKGLPIDVSAKSPYSIDQNLWGRAVETGFLEDIWNGPIEDLYSYTADPAEPRDADEVVITFDDGVPVAVDGETVTPYQAILELNRRAGAQGVGRLDMVEDRLVGIKSREVYEAPGAIALITAHQELEAVTVERDLARFKRGVDQRWGELVYDGLWFSPLKKSLDAFIDDAQRHVSGEVRLSLHGGRAVVTGRRSEASLYDFGMATYDTGDTFDQSLAKGFVQLWGLPSRMAAARDARVGGA from the coding sequence ATGAGCGAGCGGGTCGTCCTGGCGTACTCCGGGGGTCTCGACACCTCCGTCGCCATTCCATACCTGGCCGAGCAGACCGGCGCCGAGGTGATCGCGGTCGCGGTCGACCTCGGCCAGGGCGGCGAGGACCTGACCGTCATCCGGCAGCGCGCGCTGGACTGCGGCGCCGTCGAGTCCGAGGTGATCGACGCGCGCGACGAGTTCGCCGCCGACTACTGCCTGCCGGCAATCCGGGCCAACGCCCTCTACATGGACCGCTACCCGCTGGTCTCCGCGCTGTCCCGGCCACTGATCGTCAAGCACCTGGTGGCCGCGGCGAAGAAGTACGGCGGCACCATCGTGTCGCACGGCTGCACCGGCAAGGGCAACGACCAGGTCCGGTTCGAGGTCGGCCTGGGCGCGCTCGCCCCCGATCTGAAGATCATCGCGCCGGCCCGGGACTTCGCCTGGACCCGGGACAAGGCCATCGCCTTCGCAGAGGAGAAGGGCCTGCCGATCGACGTGTCGGCCAAGTCGCCGTACTCGATCGACCAGAACCTGTGGGGCCGGGCCGTGGAGACCGGCTTCCTGGAGGACATCTGGAACGGCCCGATCGAGGACCTCTACTCGTACACCGCCGACCCGGCCGAGCCCCGGGACGCCGACGAGGTGGTCATCACCTTCGACGACGGCGTGCCGGTGGCCGTCGACGGCGAGACCGTCACCCCGTACCAGGCGATCCTGGAGCTCAACCGGCGGGCCGGCGCGCAGGGCGTGGGCCGGCTCGACATGGTCGAGGACCGCCTCGTCGGCATCAAGAGCCGCGAGGTCTACGAGGCGCCCGGCGCGATCGCGCTGATCACCGCCCACCAGGAGCTGGAGGCGGTCACCGTCGAGCGGGACCTGGCCCGGTTCAAGCGTGGCGTCGACCAGCGCTGGGGCGAGCTGGTCTACGACGGCCTCTGGTTCTCGCCGCTGAAGAAGTCCCTGGACGCGTTCATCGACGACGCCCAGCGGCACGTCTCCGGCGAGGTGCGGCTCAGCCTGCACGGCGGCCGGGCCGTGGTCACCGGCCGGCGCTCCGAGGCCAGCCTCTACGACTTCGGCATGGCCACCTACGACACCGGTGACACCTTCGACCAGTCCCTGGCCAAGGGCTTCGTGCAGCTGTGGGGCCTGCCCAGCAGGATGGCGGCGGCGCGGGACGCTCGGGTCGGCGGCGCCTGA
- a CDS encoding MmcQ/YjbR family DNA-binding protein has product MTREQMRDYCLAKPGAWLDQPWEGDEVVKVGSKIFAFLGAPDGEARVGIKCGPSREVADEWLHRFPADARPSPYIGRSGWNTLRLDGGIPDDELREALDGSYDAVVAKLPKRERPTA; this is encoded by the coding sequence ATGACGCGCGAGCAGATGCGGGACTACTGCCTGGCCAAGCCGGGCGCCTGGCTGGACCAGCCGTGGGAGGGCGACGAGGTGGTCAAGGTGGGCAGCAAGATCTTCGCCTTCCTCGGCGCCCCGGACGGCGAGGCGCGGGTGGGCATCAAGTGCGGCCCGTCGCGGGAGGTGGCCGACGAGTGGCTGCACAGGTTCCCCGCCGATGCCCGCCCCTCCCCCTACATCGGCCGGTCCGGCTGGAACACGCTGCGGCTCGACGGCGGCATCCCCGACGACGAGCTGCGCGAGGCGCTCGACGGGTCGTACGACGCGGTGGTGGCGAAGCTGCCCAAGCGCGAGCGGCCGACGGCCTGA
- a CDS encoding arginine repressor has translation MTAPLTRAARHARIVELIRDKAIHSQTELADLLAGDGIQVTQATLSRDLKELGAVTARGGDGRGVYLIPEDGQRPLREAEAAPARLVRLLRELLNGVDASGNIAVLRTPPGAAHYLASALDRAGLPEVVGTIAGDDTILVVAREAVGGAALGDKLAAWARREENIGGSTAP, from the coding sequence ATGACCGCCCCGCTGACCCGTGCCGCCCGGCACGCCCGCATCGTCGAGCTGATCCGCGACAAGGCCATCCACTCGCAGACCGAGCTGGCCGACCTGCTCGCCGGTGACGGCATCCAGGTCACCCAGGCCACCCTCTCCCGGGATCTCAAGGAGCTCGGGGCGGTCACCGCGCGCGGCGGCGACGGGCGGGGCGTCTACCTGATCCCCGAGGACGGCCAGCGGCCGCTGCGCGAGGCCGAGGCCGCCCCGGCCCGGCTCGTCCGGCTGCTGCGCGAGCTGCTCAACGGGGTCGACGCCAGCGGCAACATCGCCGTGCTGCGCACCCCGCCGGGCGCAGCCCACTATCTGGCCAGCGCGTTGGACCGAGCGGGCCTGCCCGAGGTCGTCGGCACCATCGCCGGCGACGACACCATCCTCGTCGTGGCCCGCGAGGCCGTCGGCGGCGCCGCGTTGGGCGACAAGCTCGCCGCGTGGGCCCGCCGGGAAGAGAACATCGGAGGGAGCACCGCACCATGA
- a CDS encoding GNAT family N-acetyltransferase, with protein sequence MTSKVRLRPVRDDDLPAFFAHEQDPQANWMAAFGPKDPTDRAAFDDHWTRIRADPRIVSRTVTVDGEVVGRVAAFPVGERTEVSYWIDPRRWGRGHATAALAALLRELPQRPVHARAAKDNAASLAVLRKCGFVVVGEDSGYANGRGAEVEEYVLELAA encoded by the coding sequence GTGACCAGTAAGGTGCGGCTCCGCCCGGTGCGCGACGACGACCTGCCCGCGTTCTTCGCCCACGAGCAGGACCCGCAGGCCAACTGGATGGCCGCGTTCGGCCCGAAGGACCCGACCGACCGGGCCGCCTTCGACGACCACTGGACCCGGATCCGGGCCGACCCGCGGATCGTCTCCCGCACCGTGACGGTCGACGGCGAGGTGGTCGGGCGCGTGGCCGCGTTCCCGGTGGGGGAGCGCACCGAGGTGAGCTACTGGATCGACCCGCGCCGCTGGGGCCGGGGGCACGCGACCGCCGCGCTCGCCGCGCTGCTGCGCGAGCTGCCGCAGCGGCCGGTGCACGCCCGGGCCGCCAAGGACAACGCCGCCTCCCTCGCCGTGCTCCGCAAGTGCGGCTTCGTCGTGGTCGGCGAGGACTCCGGGTACGCCAACGGCCGCGGCGCCGAGGTCGAGGAGTACGTGCTGGAGCTGGCCGCCTAA
- a CDS encoding LLM class flavin-dependent oxidoreductase, translating into MQFGVFTVGDVTVDPTNGRLPSEGERIKAMVTIALKAEEVGLDVFATGEHHNPPFVPSSPTTMLGYVAARTERLLLSTSTTLITTNDPVKIAEDYAMLQHLADGRVDLMMGRGNTGPVYPWFGQDIRNGIPLAIENYDLLRRLWREDVVDWKGRFRTPLQSFTSTPRPLDGVPPFVWHGSIRSPEIAEQAAYYGDGFFANHIFWPKEHTQRMVGLYRQRFEHYGHGSADQAIVGLGGQVFMRKNSQDAVREFRPYFDNAPVYGHGPSLEEFTRETPLTVGSPQQVIDRTLGFREYVGDYQRQLFLIDHAGLPLKSVLEQLDLLGEEVVPVLRKEFDSLRPAHVPEAPTHASLKAAREAASGAEEAR; encoded by the coding sequence ATGCAGTTCGGAGTCTTCACCGTCGGCGACGTCACGGTCGATCCGACCAACGGGCGGCTGCCGTCCGAGGGTGAGCGGATCAAGGCCATGGTGACCATCGCGCTGAAGGCCGAGGAGGTCGGGCTCGACGTCTTCGCCACCGGTGAGCACCACAACCCGCCGTTCGTGCCGTCGTCGCCCACCACCATGCTGGGCTACGTCGCCGCCCGCACCGAGCGGCTGCTGCTCTCCACCTCGACGACGCTGATCACCACCAACGACCCGGTGAAGATCGCCGAGGACTACGCCATGCTCCAGCACCTGGCCGACGGCCGGGTCGACCTCATGATGGGGCGCGGCAACACCGGACCGGTCTACCCGTGGTTCGGGCAGGACATCCGCAACGGCATCCCGCTCGCCATCGAGAACTACGACCTGCTGCGCCGGCTCTGGCGGGAGGACGTGGTCGACTGGAAGGGGCGGTTCCGCACCCCGCTGCAGTCGTTCACCTCGACCCCGCGGCCGCTGGACGGCGTCCCGCCGTTCGTCTGGCACGGCTCGATCCGCAGCCCGGAGATCGCCGAGCAGGCCGCTTACTACGGCGACGGCTTCTTCGCCAACCACATCTTCTGGCCCAAGGAGCACACCCAGCGGATGGTCGGCCTCTACCGGCAGCGCTTCGAGCACTACGGTCACGGCTCCGCCGACCAGGCCATCGTCGGGCTCGGCGGGCAGGTCTTCATGCGGAAGAACTCCCAGGACGCGGTCCGCGAGTTCCGGCCGTACTTCGACAACGCCCCGGTCTACGGGCACGGGCCGTCGCTGGAGGAGTTCACCCGGGAGACGCCGCTCACCGTGGGCAGCCCGCAGCAGGTCATCGACCGCACCCTGGGCTTCCGTGAGTACGTCGGCGACTACCAGCGCCAGCTCTTCCTGATCGACCACGCCGGGCTGCCGCTGAAGAGCGTCCTGGAACAGCTCGACCTGCTCGGCGAGGAGGTCGTCCCGGTGCTCCGCAAGGAGTTCGACTCGCTGCGGCCGGCGCACGTGCCCGAGGCGCCGACGCACGCCAGCCTCAAGGCGGCCCGGGAGGCCGCGAGCGGCGCCGAGGAGGCCCGATGA
- the rfbD gene encoding dTDP-4-dehydrorhamnose reductase: protein MTRLLVTGAGGMLGRDLSAVLRARGDLSVRATTRADLDITDPDAVQAAVAGHDLVLNTAAWTDVDGAEADEEGATAVNGDAVAQLARACAATGARMIQVSTDYVFAGDATEPYPEDAITSPVNAYGRSKLAGELAVRKLLPDTGYVVRTAWLYGEHGPNFVATMLRLAEERESLDVVDDQRGQPTWSYRLAEQLVALADAALAGHAAPGVYHGTASGETTWYGLARAVFALRGLDPDRVRPTTSDRYRRPAPRPAYSVLGHDRWRAANLRPLADWRSALADALAAGRTR from the coding sequence ATGACCCGCCTGCTGGTCACCGGCGCGGGCGGCATGCTCGGGCGGGACCTGTCGGCCGTGCTGCGCGCCCGGGGCGACCTGTCGGTCCGGGCCACCACGCGCGCCGACCTCGACATCACCGACCCGGACGCGGTGCAGGCCGCCGTCGCCGGGCACGACCTGGTGCTCAACACCGCGGCATGGACCGACGTGGACGGGGCCGAGGCGGACGAGGAGGGGGCCACCGCCGTGAACGGCGACGCGGTCGCCCAGCTGGCCCGGGCCTGCGCCGCCACGGGCGCCCGGATGATCCAGGTCTCCACCGACTACGTCTTCGCCGGCGACGCCACCGAACCGTACCCGGAGGACGCCATCACCTCCCCGGTGAACGCGTACGGGCGCAGCAAGCTCGCCGGGGAGCTCGCCGTCCGCAAGCTGCTGCCCGACACGGGCTACGTCGTGCGCACGGCGTGGCTCTACGGCGAGCACGGACCCAACTTCGTCGCGACCATGCTGCGGCTGGCCGAGGAACGCGAGTCGCTCGACGTGGTGGACGACCAGCGGGGGCAACCCACCTGGTCGTACCGGCTGGCGGAGCAGCTCGTCGCGCTGGCCGACGCGGCGCTGGCCGGCCACGCCGCCCCCGGCGTCTACCACGGCACCGCCTCGGGCGAGACGACCTGGTACGGCCTGGCCCGCGCCGTGTTCGCCCTGCGCGGCCTCGACCCGGACCGCGTCCGGCCGACCACCAGCGACCGCTACCGGCGGCCCGCGCCCCGTCCGGCGTACAGCGTCCTGGGGCACGACCGCTGGCGCGCGGCGAACCTGCGGCCGCTGGCGGACTGGCGCTCGGCCCTGGCCGACGCGCTGGCCGCCGGTCGGACCCGTTAG
- a CDS encoding universal stress protein: MPMYRPVVAGVDGSPSSLTAAEHAARAAVARSRPLHLVHGYLHPLGYGVPLNPYDLGVPAPTEEAQKMLEQVAADLTDRHPSLRVEVRQVAGGPGAALVEESRRSDLVVVGSRGVGGFAGLLLGSVSGQVAQHGHCPVLVVRPAEQPIPVDGPVLAGVDGSESAAHAVRLAADEAARRDTDLVLLHVRTPERGAVAPDAAAEATAAGQAESAELLAAAAAAIRSDHPLLTVVERPVRGESPEQALVAASGEAALVVVGSRGRGGFAGLLLGSVSQALVQHAHCPVLVAHPYEPAD; encoded by the coding sequence ATACCGATGTACCGACCTGTCGTGGCGGGCGTCGACGGATCGCCGTCCAGCCTGACCGCCGCCGAGCACGCCGCGCGGGCCGCCGTCGCCCGGTCCCGGCCGCTGCACCTGGTGCACGGCTACCTGCACCCGCTCGGCTACGGCGTGCCGCTCAACCCGTACGACCTGGGGGTGCCGGCGCCCACCGAGGAGGCGCAGAAGATGCTCGAACAGGTGGCCGCCGACCTGACCGACCGGCACCCGTCCCTGCGGGTGGAGGTCCGCCAGGTGGCCGGCGGCCCGGGCGCCGCCCTGGTCGAGGAGTCCCGCCGGTCCGACCTCGTGGTGGTGGGCAGTCGCGGGGTGGGCGGCTTCGCCGGGCTGCTGCTCGGCTCGGTCAGCGGGCAGGTGGCCCAGCACGGGCACTGCCCCGTCCTGGTGGTGCGCCCCGCCGAGCAGCCGATCCCGGTGGACGGGCCGGTGCTGGCCGGGGTGGACGGCTCCGAGTCGGCCGCGCACGCCGTCCGGCTCGCCGCCGACGAGGCGGCACGCCGCGACACCGACCTGGTGCTGCTGCACGTCCGGACGCCGGAGCGGGGCGCGGTGGCGCCGGACGCGGCGGCCGAAGCCACCGCCGCCGGGCAGGCCGAATCGGCCGAGCTGCTGGCCGCGGCCGCCGCCGCGATCCGGTCGGACCACCCGCTGCTGACCGTGGTCGAGCGGCCGGTCCGGGGCGAGTCCCCGGAGCAGGCGCTCGTCGCGGCGAGCGGGGAGGCGGCCCTGGTGGTGGTCGGCTCGCGCGGTCGGGGCGGGTTCGCCGGGCTGCTGCTCGGCTCGGTCAGCCAGGCCCTGGTCCAGCACGCCCACTGCCCGGTGCTGGTGGCCCACCCGTACGAGCCGGCCGACTGA
- the argH gene encoding argininosuccinate lyase — MGGVDDKSLTENSAAANRTSLWGGRFAGGPAEALARLSVSVQFDWRLAPYDIAGSRAHARVLAGAGLLDPEELGQILAALDDLEAACASGAFRPTVDDEDVHTALERGLLERLGSLGGKLRAGRSRNDQVATDLRLYLRDHARGVAARLVELAEALVEQAERHVDTAAPGMTHLQHAQPVTFGHWLLAHVQPLLRDLERLRDWDHRAAISPLGAGALAGSGLPLDPVAVSKELGFRTSFANSMDAVADRDFVAEFLFVTAMIGVHLSRLGEEVVLWTSQEFGWVELDDAFATGSSIMPQKKNADIAELARGKSGRLVGGLMSVLTMLKGLPMTYDRDMQEDKEPAFDAVDTLELLLPALAGMISTMTVRVDRLVAAAPVGYSLATEVADWLVRRGVPFRDAHEITGKLVALCVARDCALDEVSDADLAAVSEHLDPSVRDVLSVRSALAARITPGSTGPGPVADQLATAADKLTGWRDWAAERVVPR; from the coding sequence ATGGGTGGGGTGGACGACAAGAGCCTGACCGAGAACAGCGCCGCCGCCAACCGGACGAGCCTATGGGGAGGCCGGTTCGCCGGCGGACCAGCCGAGGCGCTCGCCCGGCTGTCGGTGAGCGTCCAGTTCGACTGGCGCCTCGCCCCCTACGACATCGCCGGCTCCCGGGCGCACGCCCGGGTGCTGGCCGGCGCCGGCCTGCTCGATCCGGAGGAACTGGGGCAGATCCTGGCCGCGCTGGACGACCTGGAGGCCGCCTGCGCCTCCGGGGCGTTCCGGCCGACCGTCGACGACGAGGACGTGCACACCGCCCTGGAGCGCGGCCTGCTGGAGCGGCTCGGCAGCCTCGGCGGCAAGCTGCGCGCCGGCCGGTCCCGCAACGACCAGGTCGCCACCGACCTGCGGCTCTATTTGCGGGACCACGCCCGTGGCGTGGCCGCCCGGCTGGTCGAGCTGGCCGAGGCGCTGGTGGAGCAGGCCGAGCGGCACGTGGACACCGCCGCCCCCGGCATGACCCACCTCCAGCACGCCCAGCCGGTCACCTTCGGGCACTGGCTGCTCGCCCACGTGCAGCCGCTGCTGCGCGACCTGGAGCGGCTGCGCGACTGGGACCACCGGGCCGCCATCAGCCCGCTCGGCGCCGGTGCGCTCGCCGGCTCCGGGCTGCCGCTGGATCCGGTGGCGGTCTCCAAGGAGCTCGGCTTCCGCACGTCCTTCGCCAACTCGATGGACGCCGTGGCCGACCGGGACTTCGTCGCCGAGTTCCTCTTCGTCACCGCGATGATCGGGGTGCACCTGTCCCGCCTCGGCGAGGAGGTGGTGCTCTGGACATCGCAGGAGTTCGGCTGGGTCGAGCTGGACGACGCCTTCGCCACCGGCTCGTCGATCATGCCGCAGAAGAAGAACGCGGACATCGCCGAGCTGGCCCGGGGCAAGTCCGGCCGGCTGGTCGGCGGGCTGATGAGCGTGCTCACCATGCTCAAGGGCCTGCCGATGACCTACGACCGGGACATGCAGGAGGACAAGGAGCCGGCCTTCGACGCGGTGGACACCCTGGAGCTGCTGCTGCCCGCCCTGGCCGGGATGATCTCCACGATGACCGTCCGGGTGGACCGGCTGGTCGCCGCCGCGCCGGTCGGCTACTCCCTCGCCACCGAGGTCGCCGACTGGCTGGTCCGCCGGGGCGTGCCGTTCCGCGACGCGCACGAGATCACCGGCAAGCTGGTGGCGCTCTGCGTGGCCCGGGACTGCGCCCTCGACGAGGTCTCCGACGCCGACCTCGCCGCGGTCAGCGAGCACCTGGACCCGTCGGTGCGCGACGTGCTCTCGGTGCGCTCGGCGCTGGCCGCCCGCATCACCCCCGGCTCCACCGGCCCCGGGCCGGTCGCCGACCAGCTCGCCACCGCCGCCGACAAGCTGACCGGCTGGCGGGACTGGGCCGCCGAGCGGGTCGTGCCCCGCTGA
- a CDS encoding DNA-3-methyladenine glycosylase: MLPVTGTDLATLADLLAGPVVSAAQGMLGCHLTGNGVTVRITEVEAYAGTAGDPASHAHRGRTPRNAVMFGPAGHAYVYFTYGMHWCVNVVTGPAGEASAVLLRAGEVVDGLDLARSRRPAVRRDVDLARGPARLCAALGIDRSVYGADLLGDGPVRLRPAREPLPEESVAAGPRVGVTGAHDVPWRFWVAGDPTVSAYRRHVPRARR; the protein is encoded by the coding sequence CTGCTTCCCGTGACCGGCACCGACCTCGCCACCCTGGCCGACCTGCTCGCCGGGCCGGTGGTGTCCGCCGCCCAGGGAATGCTCGGCTGCCACCTCACCGGCAATGGCGTCACCGTGCGGATCACCGAGGTGGAGGCGTACGCCGGCACGGCCGGGGATCCGGCGTCGCACGCCCACCGGGGCCGCACCCCGCGCAACGCGGTGATGTTCGGCCCGGCCGGGCACGCCTACGTCTACTTCACCTACGGCATGCACTGGTGCGTCAACGTCGTCACCGGGCCGGCCGGCGAGGCGTCGGCCGTGCTGCTCCGGGCCGGCGAGGTGGTCGACGGCCTCGACCTCGCCCGGTCCCGCCGCCCCGCCGTACGCCGGGACGTCGACCTGGCCCGCGGCCCGGCCCGGCTCTGCGCGGCGCTCGGCATCGACCGCTCGGTCTACGGCGCGGACCTGCTCGGCGACGGTCCGGTCCGGCTGCGACCGGCGCGCGAACCGCTGCCGGAGGAGTCCGTCGCGGCCGGCCCCCGGGTCGGCGTCACCGGCGCGCACGACGTGCCGTGGCGGTTCTGGGTCGCCGGCGACCCGACGGTCAGCGCGTACCGCCGGCACGTGCCCCGCGCCCGCCGCTGA
- a CDS encoding FMN reductase codes for MTRRTLAVVSAGLGQPSSTRLLADQLAAATRDELVRRGAEVEVRPVELREHAHDVVNHLLTGFPSAALREALDTVAGADGLVAVTPIFNASYNGLFKSFFDVVDRDALTDRPVLIGATGGTARHSLALEHAVRPMFAHLRAVVLPTAVFAAPEDWAGDGAESGLRNRIRRAGAELAEQIDRRPPAAGPADPFALTTSFEDLLAGRDPA; via the coding sequence ATGACCCGGCGCACCCTGGCCGTGGTCTCGGCCGGCCTCGGCCAGCCCTCCTCGACCCGGCTCCTCGCCGACCAGCTCGCCGCGGCCACCCGCGACGAGCTGGTCCGGCGCGGCGCCGAGGTGGAGGTCCGCCCGGTGGAGCTGCGCGAGCACGCCCACGACGTGGTGAACCACCTGCTCACCGGCTTCCCGTCGGCGGCCCTGCGGGAGGCGCTGGACACGGTTGCCGGTGCGGACGGCCTGGTGGCCGTCACCCCGATCTTCAACGCCTCCTACAACGGCCTGTTCAAGTCGTTCTTCGACGTGGTCGACCGGGACGCCCTCACCGACCGCCCGGTGCTCATCGGCGCGACCGGCGGCACCGCCCGGCACTCGCTGGCCCTGGAGCACGCGGTCCGGCCGATGTTCGCCCACCTGCGGGCGGTGGTCCTGCCGACTGCCGTCTTCGCCGCACCGGAGGACTGGGCCGGCGACGGCGCCGAGAGCGGCCTGCGCAACCGGATCCGGCGGGCCGGCGCCGAGCTGGCCGAGCAGATCGACCGCCGGCCGCCCGCCGCCGGCCCGGCCGATCCCTTCGCCCTCACCACCAGCTTCGAGGACCTGCTCGCCGGCCGCGACCCCGCCTGA
- the argF gene encoding ornithine carbamoyltransferase — MIRHFLRDDDLSPAEQSAVLDLAARMKADRFAQKPLAGPRSVAVLFDKQSLRTRISFDAGIAELGGHPLVVDTQVTHFGRGETLADAGRVLSRYVAAIVLRTHGDDRIAEVASHATVPVVNALTDTYHPCQLLADLLTVRERCGATAGRTLAYLGDAANNMAHSYLLAGATAGMHVRIAGPVGFQPDPDIVARAEKIAAGTGGSVRALTDPVEAVRAADVVATDTWTSMGQESDGLDRITPFLPYQVNDALLGHAAADVIVLHCLPAHRGEEITDEVLDGPHSAVFDQAENRLHAQKALLTYLLEASA, encoded by the coding sequence ATGATCCGGCACTTCCTGCGCGACGACGACCTGTCGCCCGCCGAGCAGTCCGCCGTGCTCGACCTCGCCGCCCGGATGAAGGCCGACCGGTTCGCCCAGAAACCCCTGGCCGGGCCGAGGTCGGTGGCGGTGCTCTTCGACAAGCAGAGCCTGCGCACCCGCATCTCCTTCGACGCCGGCATCGCCGAGCTGGGCGGCCACCCGCTCGTGGTGGACACCCAGGTCACCCACTTCGGGCGGGGCGAGACGCTGGCCGACGCCGGCCGGGTGCTGTCCCGCTACGTGGCGGCGATCGTGCTGCGCACCCACGGCGACGACCGGATCGCCGAGGTCGCCTCGCACGCCACCGTGCCGGTGGTCAACGCGCTCACCGACACCTACCACCCGTGCCAGCTCCTGGCCGACCTGCTCACCGTCCGGGAGCGCTGCGGCGCCACCGCCGGGCGCACCCTGGCGTACCTCGGGGACGCGGCGAACAACATGGCGCACTCCTACCTGCTGGCCGGGGCGACCGCCGGGATGCACGTCCGGATCGCCGGGCCGGTCGGCTTCCAGCCGGACCCCGACATCGTCGCCCGGGCCGAGAAGATCGCCGCCGGCACCGGTGGCTCGGTGCGGGCGCTCACCGACCCGGTCGAGGCGGTGCGCGCCGCCGACGTGGTCGCCACCGACACCTGGACCTCGATGGGTCAGGAGTCCGACGGCCTCGACCGGATCACCCCGTTCCTGCCGTACCAGGTCAACGACGCGCTGCTCGGCCACGCCGCGGCGGACGTGATCGTGCTGCACTGCCTGCCCGCCCACCGGGGCGAGGAGATCACCGACGAGGTGCTCGACGGGCCGCACAGCGCCGTCTTCGACCAGGCGGAGAATCGGCTGCACGCCCAGAAGGCGCTGCTGACGTATCTCCTGGAGGCATCCGCATGA